From a single Paenibacillus sp. FSL R5-0345 genomic region:
- the purD gene encoding phosphoribosylamine--glycine ligase: protein MDILVVGGGGREHAMIWSLSQSPKAGKIYCAPGNAGIAQLAECVPIGVFEFDRLTAFAKEKEVGLVVIGPDDPLAAGIVDAFEAQDIPVFGPRKNAAEIEGSKTFMKDLLHKYNIPTAAYEKFDDYEAALTYLREQPLPIVIKADGLAAGKGVTVAYSREEAEQALADIMVTKVFGEAGAQVVIEEFLAGQEMSILAFVDGETVRPMAAAQDHKPVFDGDKGPNTGGMGTYSPLPHIDEAIIQEAIETIIKPTAKAMVDEGRPFSGVLFAGLMISPEGKPKTIEFNARFGDPETQVVLPRLKSDLLEIFLAVTEGRLADIDITWSDEAAVCVVLASGGYPGPYPKGVPIEGLEDSQGGLIFHAGTARGEDGSWVTNGGRVLGVVGLGATIAEARAAAYARAEGITYSGKQSRSDIAMKALL, encoded by the coding sequence ATGGATATTTTAGTGGTTGGCGGCGGCGGTCGGGAACATGCGATGATTTGGAGTCTATCCCAAAGCCCCAAGGCAGGTAAAATCTATTGCGCACCCGGCAACGCCGGGATTGCGCAGTTAGCCGAATGTGTGCCGATCGGAGTATTCGAGTTCGATCGCCTCACGGCTTTTGCAAAAGAGAAGGAAGTAGGTCTTGTTGTAATCGGACCGGATGATCCGCTCGCTGCTGGGATTGTGGATGCTTTTGAAGCACAGGATATTCCTGTGTTTGGTCCACGTAAGAATGCGGCGGAGATCGAAGGCAGCAAAACCTTTATGAAGGATCTTCTGCATAAATATAATATTCCGACAGCAGCCTATGAGAAGTTTGACGACTATGAAGCTGCACTAACTTACTTACGGGAGCAGCCGCTGCCGATCGTCATCAAGGCAGATGGTCTGGCCGCAGGAAAAGGTGTGACGGTCGCTTATTCTCGGGAAGAAGCAGAGCAAGCGCTCGCTGATATTATGGTCACTAAGGTATTCGGTGAGGCAGGCGCGCAGGTTGTTATTGAGGAGTTTCTAGCTGGACAGGAAATGTCGATTCTGGCTTTTGTCGATGGAGAGACGGTACGTCCTATGGCTGCTGCTCAGGATCATAAGCCCGTATTTGATGGGGATAAAGGTCCTAATACCGGCGGAATGGGTACCTATTCGCCTTTACCACATATTGATGAGGCTATTATCCAAGAAGCAATCGAGACCATCATTAAACCAACAGCAAAAGCCATGGTGGATGAAGGTCGTCCCTTCAGCGGTGTACTGTTTGCGGGACTAATGATTTCTCCAGAGGGAAAACCTAAGACGATTGAGTTTAATGCTCGTTTCGGTGATCCTGAGACACAGGTCGTGTTGCCTAGACTCAAGAGCGACTTGCTAGAAATCTTTTTAGCGGTTACCGAGGGTAGACTTGCAGATATCGACATAACATGGAGCGACGAAGCGGCTGTATGCGTAGTTCTCGCTTCAGGAGGATATCCAGGCCCTTATCCAAAGGGTGTACCGATTGAAGGCCTTGAAGACAGCCAAGGAGGGTTGATCTTCCATGCCGGTACGGCGCGTGGTGAAGACGGAAGCTGGGTGACAAATGGGGGTCGGGTACTAGGCGTGGTAGGCCTAGGTGCTACGATTGCTGAAGCTCGTGCTGCAGCTTACGCCAGGGCTGAAGGAATTACTTACTCCGGAAAACAAAGCCGCAGCGACATCGCTATGAAAGCTTTGCTATAA
- a CDS encoding SEC-C metal-binding domain-containing protein, protein MSKIGRNDMCPCGSGKKYKKCCLGKETSAVESIMQLVNKEEAAASEIVAEKQEPVAQPEVKITLATLRKKVSRDLKWEHPAHEQLALHLIESMRESYDRELIWEALVLWNGYSRKTKPAVKKMGSFCAAIEFILSEEYGFSLTQADLATKHEVTTPTISRKVKEMLNYIEEYGMGGAEEELLLLNVSGSPKDQEQALLQKAMQTNTSNRRIQLAEAALEVYPDSPDAYLILAEEAENETDARAFLKAGMEAGARELGETFFAENKGHFWDLHETRPYIRICKSYADSCWFSGNAEEAAKTLEHILALNPEDNTGARYLLTAAYLYSNKLAETELVLEKFGKDAAATVAYDRMVLEYKKNGITSQLKMLYRVARNVNKHVPDYLLGIKRLPHNLPDFVGMGDANEAIEYVIVHSRLWTSLPDLLKWMLKQQD, encoded by the coding sequence TTGAGTAAGATTGGAAGAAATGATATGTGTCCTTGCGGAAGCGGGAAAAAATATAAGAAATGCTGCCTTGGGAAAGAAACCTCTGCAGTAGAGTCCATCATGCAACTTGTAAACAAGGAAGAAGCGGCAGCTAGCGAGATTGTGGCTGAGAAGCAGGAACCCGTAGCACAACCTGAAGTAAAAATCACTCTTGCTACGCTCAGAAAAAAAGTGTCACGTGATCTGAAGTGGGAGCACCCAGCTCATGAACAATTGGCGCTGCACCTTATTGAGAGCATGAGAGAAAGCTATGATAGAGAGCTTATTTGGGAAGCTCTAGTTCTGTGGAATGGTTATTCCCGTAAGACTAAGCCTGCTGTGAAGAAAATGGGCTCTTTCTGCGCAGCAATTGAATTTATTTTGTCTGAGGAATATGGTTTCTCACTAACGCAAGCAGATCTTGCCACTAAACATGAGGTTACTACACCTACTATTTCTAGAAAAGTTAAAGAGATGCTTAATTACATTGAGGAATATGGCATGGGTGGAGCGGAGGAAGAACTACTTCTGCTGAATGTCTCAGGCAGTCCGAAGGATCAGGAGCAGGCTCTATTACAAAAGGCTATGCAAACCAATACATCCAACCGCCGGATTCAGTTAGCTGAAGCCGCGCTAGAGGTTTATCCGGACAGTCCGGATGCTTATCTCATTTTGGCTGAGGAAGCAGAGAACGAAACCGATGCCCGAGCTTTCCTGAAAGCAGGGATGGAAGCAGGTGCACGTGAGCTTGGGGAAACCTTTTTCGCTGAGAACAAAGGACATTTCTGGGACCTCCACGAGACGCGTCCATACATTCGAATCTGTAAAAGCTACGCTGACTCCTGCTGGTTTAGCGGAAATGCGGAAGAAGCCGCTAAGACGCTCGAACATATTTTAGCGCTTAACCCGGAAGATAACACAGGTGCACGTTACCTTCTGACTGCAGCATACCTCTACAGCAATAAGCTGGCAGAGACGGAATTAGTGCTGGAGAAATTCGGAAAAGATGCTGCAGCGACAGTAGCTTACGACCGTATGGTCTTAGAATATAAGAAGAACGGGATCACTTCCCAACTGAAAATGTTGTACCGCGTAGCGCGGAATGTGAACAAGCATGTGCCGGATTATTTATTAGGGATCAAGAGATTGCCGCATAACCTACCGGATTTTGTAGGAATGGGCGATGCAAACGAAGCGATCGAATATGTGATTGTACACTCACGCTTGTGGACAAGCCTACCTGATCTGCTGAAGTGGATGCTGAAGCAACAGGATTAG
- the ilvA gene encoding threonine ammonia-lyase IlvA yields MREEEDRIVGMEDIVRAHHVLREVIIRTPLQRDAVLSAKYDCDVYLKREDLQIVRSFKIRGAYNMIRSLSAEDRAKGIVCASAGNHAQGVAYSCKALGIKGKVYMPSTTPNQKVKQVRRFGGEFVEVILKGDTFDDAYDEALQACIDHGMTLIHPFDEPRIIAGNGTIAMEVMENLDHPADFMFVTIGGGGLAAGIATYVKTVSPSTKLIGVEPLGAASMTEAIKLGEVVTLKEINKFVDGAAVKRVGGLTYDICSRHLDDIVMVPEGKACTTILELYNENAIVVEPAGSLPIAALDQYRDQIRGKTVVCIISGGNNDIDRMQEIKERSLIYEGLKHYFMVNFPQRAGALREFLGEILGPHDDITRFEYIKKHDKENGPALVGIELLSTDAYEPLIERMQQKGVDYVEINKDSNLFNILI; encoded by the coding sequence ATGAGAGAAGAGGAAGACCGAATCGTAGGAATGGAAGATATCGTACGGGCTCATCACGTACTGCGGGAGGTCATCATCCGGACTCCACTACAGCGTGACGCCGTACTATCGGCCAAGTATGATTGCGATGTATATTTGAAGCGCGAGGATTTACAGATTGTCCGTTCTTTTAAAATCCGTGGAGCTTATAATATGATTCGTAGTTTATCAGCAGAAGATAGAGCTAAAGGCATTGTCTGCGCGAGTGCAGGAAATCATGCACAAGGTGTAGCCTACTCCTGTAAGGCACTTGGAATTAAGGGCAAGGTCTATATGCCGAGCACCACACCTAACCAGAAGGTGAAGCAAGTTCGGCGGTTCGGCGGTGAGTTTGTTGAGGTCATTCTGAAGGGTGATACTTTCGATGACGCTTATGATGAAGCACTGCAAGCTTGTATAGATCATGGAATGACGTTGATCCATCCGTTTGATGAGCCGAGAATTATTGCAGGCAATGGAACAATAGCGATGGAAGTAATGGAGAATCTGGACCATCCTGCGGATTTTATGTTCGTAACGATAGGTGGGGGCGGCCTGGCAGCAGGAATAGCCACTTATGTGAAGACGGTCAGTCCATCCACTAAGTTGATTGGTGTGGAACCGCTCGGAGCCGCTTCAATGACTGAAGCAATCAAGCTTGGAGAAGTGGTAACGCTTAAAGAAATTAACAAGTTCGTGGACGGAGCGGCTGTTAAGCGCGTCGGCGGACTGACTTATGATATTTGTTCCCGGCATCTGGATGACATTGTGATGGTGCCTGAAGGTAAAGCTTGTACCACCATTCTGGAACTGTATAACGAGAATGCTATAGTGGTTGAGCCAGCGGGCTCCTTACCTATCGCAGCACTTGATCAATACCGTGATCAAATCCGCGGTAAGACGGTTGTCTGCATCATCAGCGGTGGTAACAATGATATTGACCGTATGCAGGAGATCAAAGAGCGGTCTCTGATCTACGAAGGCTTAAAGCACTACTTCATGGTGAACTTCCCGCAACGGGCAGGTGCCCTGCGTGAGTTCTTGGGCGAGATCCTTGGACCTCACGATGATATTACCCGATTCGAGTATATTAAGAAGCATGATAAAGAGAACGGCCCTGCGCTTGTAGGCATTGAACTATTATCTACAGATGCCTATGAACCTCTCATCGAACGGATGCAGCAGAAGGGCGTCGATTACGTAGAAATCAATAAGGATTCCAATCTCTTTAACATCCTTATTTAA
- a CDS encoding DUF1129 family protein, with amino-acid sequence MKVKDMIKENNALREQMTPFNRSYFEDMILTLRASRIEALRTEELLLDAAKLLLKEQKKGKNAKQVFGENPDDYFKEIIDSIPSRPARSKWNYYSMIPCAALTCLFGIFAIGGLILQWTNGSPGMFGQISLFTLFAVGAGSIILIELIMKWMTSLSESDAPTAKPFDIKGLGVYIGIAVVAVFIGLYLDRLFPIITLSPWVSLIVSLIGAIGLKFIFFKK; translated from the coding sequence ATGAAAGTGAAAGATATGATTAAGGAAAATAACGCCCTGCGCGAGCAGATGACGCCTTTCAATCGATCCTATTTTGAAGATATGATCCTGACGTTGCGGGCTAGCCGGATAGAAGCTCTACGCACTGAAGAACTTTTACTGGATGCAGCAAAACTACTTCTGAAAGAACAAAAGAAAGGGAAAAATGCTAAGCAGGTGTTTGGTGAGAATCCGGATGATTATTTTAAAGAGATCATAGACAGCATTCCCTCACGCCCGGCACGCAGCAAATGGAACTATTACTCGATGATTCCCTGCGCGGCTCTAACCTGTCTGTTCGGAATCTTCGCTATAGGCGGACTCATCCTGCAATGGACCAACGGATCACCCGGGATGTTCGGACAGATTAGCCTCTTCACGCTCTTCGCTGTGGGTGCAGGGTCCATCATCTTGATCGAGCTTATTATGAAATGGATGACCTCTTTGTCTGAGAGTGATGCGCCTACAGCCAAACCTTTCGATATCAAGGGCCTTGGCGTCTATATCGGAATCGCCGTGGTTGCCGTATTCATTGGTCTCTACCTTGACCGTTTGTTTCCGATCATTACATTATCTCCATGGGTAAGCTTAATTGTTTCCCTGATTGGCGCAATTGGACTAAAGTTTATATTTTTCAAAAAGTAA
- a CDS encoding alpha/beta hydrolase family protein translates to MERNIVIRHNGEELTASIHYPSKEKGTSTRCKDRLPLAVICHGFVGNRIGVDRIFVKAARELAQDGYMVIRFDYAGCGESSGNYGGEDMESMIAQTRAVLDYGISSADVDPQRVTLIGHSLGGAVALLTSIRDRRVKNLVLWASVGYPFNDIVKIVGREAYDRSVKNGSADYVGYSFTPVYFNSLAAFQPFQEASKFSGDVLVIHGTSDDVIPVDYAFLYQKLFWTRPEGRCDKEIIFQGDHTFSSGPAQQQLLKRTREWMNEQEHVQTEWQNWMI, encoded by the coding sequence ATGGAACGGAATATTGTAATTCGGCATAACGGCGAAGAATTGACAGCGAGCATCCATTATCCGAGTAAAGAGAAGGGAACTTCCACACGTTGCAAGGACAGATTACCATTAGCCGTAATTTGCCATGGATTTGTAGGTAATCGGATTGGGGTGGATCGGATCTTTGTCAAAGCGGCTCGTGAGCTGGCGCAAGACGGATATATGGTCATTCGATTTGATTATGCGGGCTGCGGCGAGAGCAGCGGTAATTACGGCGGCGAGGATATGGAGTCGATGATCGCTCAGACTAGAGCGGTGCTCGATTACGGAATCAGCTCTGCCGATGTGGATCCACAGCGTGTGACGCTCATTGGCCACAGTCTGGGTGGGGCGGTTGCGCTTCTGACAAGTATTCGGGATCGCCGTGTGAAGAATCTCGTGCTGTGGGCCTCCGTAGGCTACCCCTTCAATGATATTGTGAAGATCGTAGGGCGAGAGGCGTATGATCGATCGGTGAAGAATGGATCAGCCGATTATGTGGGCTACTCGTTCACACCGGTATATTTTAATTCTTTGGCGGCTTTTCAGCCTTTCCAAGAGGCAAGTAAATTCAGCGGTGATGTACTCGTAATCCATGGTACTTCTGACGATGTCATCCCCGTGGATTATGCTTTCCTTTATCAGAAATTATTCTGGACGCGCCCTGAGGGGCGTTGCGATAAAGAGATCATTTTTCAAGGGGATCATACCTTTTCTTCCGGGCCAGCACAGCAACAACTGCTTAAGCGGACAAGAGAGTGGATGAACGAGCAGGAGCATGTGCAGACAGAGTGGCAAAATTGGATGATATAG
- a CDS encoding DODA-type extradiol aromatic ring-opening family dioxygenase has protein sequence MKLPSFFIAHGSPLLALEDNEYTRFLERLGQELEAPRGIVVFSAHWDSPEQLLTIDEKHETQHDFYGFPEEMYTLTYPAPGDPALTKRISELFKGNNLSHQPVLGRGLDHGVWVILKKMFPKADIPVVALSVDSLRSPKEQYNIGRMLAPLRDEGILLIGSGGLVHNLRMLNESDQPEEWALEFDAWIAKGLESWDLPSLFAYEKKAPHVRDAVPSYGREHFAPLFYAMGTADGSRKAERIFQAYQYGTLSLNCWKLD, from the coding sequence ATGAAATTACCGTCATTTTTTATCGCGCACGGTTCTCCGCTCCTCGCACTGGAGGATAACGAGTATACCCGTTTTCTGGAGCGGCTTGGTCAAGAACTAGAAGCACCACGGGGTATAGTAGTATTCTCAGCGCACTGGGATAGCCCGGAACAGCTACTCACCATTGATGAGAAGCACGAGACTCAACATGACTTCTACGGATTCCCTGAAGAAATGTACACACTGACCTATCCAGCCCCGGGTGATCCAGCTCTGACCAAGCGGATTTCCGAGCTCTTTAAGGGTAACAATCTTTCACATCAGCCCGTTCTGGGGCGAGGACTCGATCACGGAGTCTGGGTAATACTGAAAAAAATGTTTCCGAAAGCCGATATTCCGGTAGTCGCTTTATCCGTCGATTCACTACGTTCTCCGAAGGAACAGTACAATATCGGGCGGATGTTAGCCCCTCTGCGTGACGAAGGCATACTGCTGATAGGCAGCGGTGGACTTGTTCACAATTTGCGGATGCTAAATGAAAGTGATCAGCCTGAAGAGTGGGCGCTTGAATTCGATGCGTGGATTGCCAAGGGTTTAGAATCTTGGGATTTGCCTTCACTGTTTGCTTATGAGAAAAAAGCTCCACATGTTCGAGATGCGGTTCCATCTTACGGAAGAGAGCATTTTGCACCTCTCTTTTATGCGATGGGAACAGCGGATGGCAGCAGGAAGGCAGAGCGGATATTTCAAGCATATCAATATGGGACATTAAGCCTTAATTGCTGGAAGCTAGACTAA
- a CDS encoding DUF3048 domain-containing protein produces the protein MKVNCSSSRLLSAIVLSTLLLSACGTESANNVIAPTQQPTSDPAPIETIQPTPTADLSAELISGLTGLPVSEDSLLRPLAVMINNAPAARPQSGVSEADILYEILAEGGITRLIGIFQSHTGVVKIGPIRSIRPYLLDIGESYGGVTVHAGGSPAAYAILQKEKKADMDEIGRAGAYFWRDKTRKAPHNLYSNAAKLREGAEKLGYETSVKVPGYLFNNPDYIPTGGEQAAEFSVNFLLKSYKIDYKYDTQLQTYQRYVNGKPHLDLNNNKPVEAANVMVMGSDHKVLDDVGRLQVDVELGGEALLFQRGQVTKGRWSREPGDVIRFVKDGKETLMYPGITHILVVPNAPTFSSHVVYGGADSAT, from the coding sequence ATGAAAGTAAACTGCTCTTCTTCCCGTCTGTTATCTGCCATTGTACTGAGTACCCTATTGCTCTCCGCTTGCGGAACAGAGAGTGCAAATAATGTAATTGCCCCGACACAGCAACCTACCTCAGATCCCGCACCTATTGAAACGATCCAGCCAACACCGACTGCGGATCTCTCTGCTGAACTCATATCCGGATTAACAGGTCTGCCGGTTTCTGAAGACAGTCTCCTACGCCCCTTGGCAGTTATGATAAATAATGCTCCAGCGGCCCGGCCGCAGTCGGGGGTGAGCGAAGCAGATATTTTATATGAGATCCTTGCTGAAGGTGGCATAACGCGGTTGATTGGTATTTTTCAAAGTCATACTGGAGTAGTGAAAATCGGGCCGATTCGCAGTATCCGTCCCTATCTGCTCGATATTGGCGAGAGCTACGGTGGTGTGACGGTGCATGCCGGAGGGAGTCCTGCGGCTTATGCCATTTTGCAAAAAGAGAAAAAGGCGGATATGGATGAGATCGGTCGTGCCGGAGCTTATTTCTGGCGGGACAAAACACGTAAGGCCCCTCATAATCTGTACAGTAACGCAGCGAAGCTGCGAGAAGGCGCCGAGAAGCTTGGTTATGAAACAAGTGTGAAGGTGCCGGGGTATCTTTTTAACAATCCAGATTACATACCGACAGGCGGAGAACAAGCTGCTGAGTTTAGCGTAAACTTCTTACTTAAAAGCTATAAAATTGACTATAAATATGATACTCAGCTTCAGACCTATCAGCGTTACGTGAATGGCAAACCGCATTTGGATTTGAATAACAATAAGCCGGTAGAAGCTGCAAATGTAATGGTGATGGGATCCGATCATAAAGTGCTTGATGATGTGGGAAGACTTCAAGTTGATGTGGAGTTAGGCGGGGAAGCGCTACTTTTTCAGAGGGGACAGGTTACGAAGGGCAGATGGTCACGTGAACCAGGTGATGTCATTCGGTTTGTGAAGGATGGTAAAGAGACGCTGATGTATCCTGGAATCACCCATATTTTGGTGGTCCCTAATGCGCCTACATTTAGCAGTCATGTGGTATACGGTGGAGCAGATAGTGCAACCTAA
- a CDS encoding DUF47 domain-containing protein, with translation MKLRKKDIFFETLENMADTIVQAADYFAQNITDLRNNVDSFAAEMKKYESQCDTYTHTVIKELNKTFITPLERDDIMDLITSMDDVIDGLEASASRFYMYNLLDPDEYIVQFAEILRQCAYEIQKAVHLLSQKKLLAIREYTIRLNDLENQGDEVLRICTKALFETVKDPIELIKRKELYERLETTTDKCEDVANMLESIIMRNS, from the coding sequence ATGAAGTTGAGAAAAAAGGACATATTCTTTGAGACGCTGGAAAATATGGCGGATACCATTGTCCAAGCTGCAGATTATTTTGCTCAGAATATCACTGATCTCCGGAATAATGTCGATAGTTTCGCTGCAGAGATGAAGAAGTACGAATCCCAATGTGATACTTACACGCACACCGTAATTAAGGAATTGAACAAGACGTTCATTACGCCACTTGAGCGTGACGACATTATGGACTTGATTACAAGCATGGATGATGTCATTGATGGCTTGGAGGCATCTGCCTCACGTTTCTATATGTACAACCTTCTTGACCCGGATGAATACATTGTACAATTTGCCGAAATCCTTCGTCAGTGTGCTTATGAAATCCAAAAAGCGGTTCATTTGCTCTCCCAGAAGAAGCTGCTGGCTATTCGTGAATATACGATCCGTCTGAATGACCTTGAGAATCAAGGGGATGAAGTCCTTCGTATTTGTACCAAAGCTCTATTTGAAACCGTTAAGGACCCGATTGAGCTGATTAAGCGCAAGGAATTATATGAGCGACTCGAGACCACTACAGATAAATGTGAAGATGTAGCCAACATGTTGGAATCGATCATCATGCGCAACTCATAA
- a CDS encoding inorganic phosphate transporter, giving the protein METSIWILGIVIFLALAFDFINGFHDTANAIATSVSTRALKPRTAIIMAALMNFVGALMFTGVAKKIGGSITDPTLLENGLDIIIATLIAAIIWNLITWWLGIPSSSSHALIGALAGAVYVGAGSSHINWGGFVEIVEGLIFSPIIAFVIGYIIMTILKWIFAKRSPHTVNKGFRSMQVVTAALQSFTHGTNDAQKAMGIITFALVTSGRQETMDVIPLWVKIAAATAMALGTSIGGWKIIKTMGTKIFKIEPINGFAADISAASVIFSATLLHLPVSSTHAITSAILGVGSAKRFSAVKWGVAGRIVVTWFITIPISAVLAGLIFKIIF; this is encoded by the coding sequence ATGGAAACATCGATATGGATTCTTGGAATTGTTATATTTCTCGCGCTTGCGTTTGACTTTATTAATGGTTTCCATGATACGGCCAACGCAATTGCTACCTCTGTCTCTACACGTGCGTTAAAACCTCGAACAGCTATTATTATGGCGGCACTGATGAACTTTGTCGGAGCTTTGATGTTTACAGGTGTGGCCAAGAAAATTGGTGGAAGCATCACAGACCCCACGTTGCTGGAAAATGGTCTGGATATCATAATAGCCACATTGATTGCTGCGATAATTTGGAATTTGATTACCTGGTGGCTCGGAATTCCATCCTCTTCCTCTCATGCACTGATCGGCGCTTTGGCTGGTGCAGTATATGTTGGAGCAGGTTCGTCACATATTAACTGGGGCGGGTTTGTGGAAATTGTCGAGGGCTTGATCTTCTCGCCAATTATTGCATTTGTTATCGGTTATATTATCATGACGATTCTAAAATGGATTTTTGCAAAGCGTAGTCCGCATACGGTCAACAAGGGCTTTCGCTCCATGCAGGTTGTGACGGCAGCATTACAGTCGTTTACTCATGGTACGAATGATGCGCAGAAGGCGATGGGGATCATCACCTTTGCTCTCGTAACTTCGGGACGCCAAGAGACTATGGATGTAATCCCTCTATGGGTTAAGATTGCCGCGGCTACTGCTATGGCACTCGGTACCTCCATTGGTGGTTGGAAGATTATTAAGACCATGGGTACGAAGATTTTCAAAATCGAGCCGATCAACGGCTTCGCGGCTGATATTTCCGCGGCTTCTGTTATTTTCTCGGCAACACTGCTGCATTTGCCAGTCAGCTCGACACATGCGATCACTTCAGCCATCCTGGGTGTTGGCTCCGCAAAACGCTTCTCTGCCGTGAAATGGGGAGTAGCCGGACGTATTGTAGTCACTTGGTTTATCACGATTCCTATCAGTGCGGTATTAGCCGGTCTGATTTTCAAAATCATTTTTTAA
- the corA gene encoding magnesium/cobalt transporter CorA — protein sequence MIRTLAVTHTGEVLTDIPLQDIRREDYAWIWADFATPTVEETLLLDHYFHFHPLAIEDCMHVLQRPKLDHYEEVQFFVLHALNEETLDAEEIDLFLSANYLVSYHHQEKTEMNEAWEQVKREIHSRKGWSGGPMAAAYTVMDKLVDKYFPCLYSLEDELADLESNSGSESVEDLMSQVFGLRGRLLKMRRTIVPMRDLMYRIVNSQHVQSNGEERIYFGDIYDHLLKLSDMIEADREMTADLRDSYISLNSNRMNSIMKTLTVITTVFMPLTLIAGIYGMNFVVMPELEWKYGYFGVLLFMLVVGVGMFRWFRRSGWFK from the coding sequence ATGATACGTACACTTGCGGTGACGCATACAGGTGAGGTGCTGACAGACATACCTCTGCAGGATATACGGCGAGAGGATTACGCATGGATATGGGCAGACTTTGCTACACCTACGGTGGAGGAGACGCTGCTGCTGGATCACTATTTTCATTTTCACCCGTTGGCGATAGAGGATTGTATGCATGTGTTGCAACGGCCGAAGCTGGATCATTATGAGGAAGTCCAGTTTTTTGTGCTGCATGCACTGAACGAAGAGACGCTGGATGCTGAAGAGATTGACCTTTTTTTGAGCGCAAATTACCTCGTATCCTATCATCATCAGGAAAAAACAGAGATGAATGAAGCCTGGGAGCAGGTGAAGCGTGAAATACATAGTCGTAAAGGCTGGTCGGGCGGACCGATGGCGGCTGCATATACAGTCATGGACAAGCTGGTAGATAAGTATTTTCCATGCCTCTACAGTTTAGAGGACGAGCTTGCGGATCTGGAGAGCAATAGCGGCAGTGAGTCAGTGGAGGATTTAATGAGCCAAGTGTTTGGCTTGCGCGGAAGGCTGCTCAAAATGCGGCGGACGATTGTGCCGATGCGCGATTTGATGTACCGGATTGTGAATTCGCAGCATGTCCAGAGTAACGGCGAGGAACGGATTTATTTTGGCGATATCTACGATCACTTGTTAAAACTGTCCGATATGATTGAGGCTGATCGAGAAATGACCGCGGATTTACGTGATAGCTACATTTCCCTTAATTCTAACCGGATGAATTCGATCATGAAAACACTAACTGTAATCACCACCGTATTCATGCCGCTGACGCTGATTGCCGGAATCTATGGAATGAACTTTGTAGTGATGCCTGAACTTGAATGGAAGTATGGGTATTTTGGCGTTCTGCTGTTTATGCTGGTGGTGGGCGTTGGTATGTTTAGATGGTTCCGGCGAAGTGGATGGTTTAAGTAA
- a CDS encoding YerC/YecD family TrpR-related protein, with the protein MQLKKLNDKSIDQLFEAILTLKNMEECYVFFDDLCTVNEIQSLSQRLEVARMLGKGSTYNQIEAETGASTATISRVKRCLNYGNDGYKLTLERLGR; encoded by the coding sequence ATGCAGCTGAAGAAGCTAAACGATAAAAGTATCGACCAATTATTTGAAGCTATTTTAACATTGAAAAATATGGAAGAATGTTACGTATTCTTTGATGATCTGTGCACTGTGAACGAGATTCAATCGCTGTCGCAGCGACTGGAAGTAGCGCGTATGCTCGGCAAAGGCTCGACTTACAACCAGATCGAAGCAGAGACGGGTGCAAGCACAGCTACGATTTCCCGTGTGAAACGTTGCCTGAACTACGGCAATGATGGATATAAATTAACATTGGAACGTTTGGGACGCTAA